AACGATCCAGCCGGTCACTACTCTGGAACTTGCCAGGCCAGCCCCCAGGCCCTCGTATTCTGTACTCGATACTACGCGTTTTCAAGAACTGACCGGAGATATACTCCGATCATGGAAGGAAGCCCTGAGCGCGGCCCTTGAACGGGAAGGCCTCTTGGGGTAACCACACTAGCTCCTTCCAGAGTTTAAACCTGAGAAGCGGACAAGGTTTTTTTGGCACCAAGCGCTCAGTCATTAATATGGAGGTAGTAATTCGATATGAGTCGCGCTTATCCGGCCCGTCCGATCCTGGCTGTGGGCGGCCTGCTCTTTAAAGGCGGATCATTGCTTCTGGTTAAACGGGCCAAGGACCCTGGTCGGGGAAGATGGTCTATCCCCGGCGGAGCGGTCAAAGTCGGCGAAACCCTGGTTCAGGGGCTTATCCGGGAGATGTCCGAGGAAATCGGCCTGCCAGTGGACGTAGGGCCTCTGATTGAAATTGTGGAGCGAATCTTCCATGATAAGGAAGGAAAGGTTCAATATCATTATGTTATCCTGGATTATCTCATCTCTTCCCAAAACGGCCAACCCCGGCCGGGATCGGATGTATCTGAAGTACGCTTTGTCCCGCCAGCTGAATGGCCGGACTATATACAGGATCCTGCGAGTCTGAGAACCCTTGACAAGGCCCGGGCCATGGCACAAATCGCAGCCAGGTTATAAATCTGATTATATCCTGTATACTAACCTGTCATGAAGCGAACCGGCCATACACCTCATAAAGGCCTGTCCTTTCTTGACAAATACCGAATTATCCTGTAACCATTTACTACATCTTGCTTAATCAAGCCCTTAAGGAAGGCCGATGCAGGAGGAATTTCAAATCTTCAGGGAGCTTCTCAGAAAGCGCGGTATGCGTAATACCCCTGAACGCGAAGCCATCATTACCGCAATCCTCGACAGCCCTGACCACTTTGACGTGGAAGAGCTTTATATGAAGCTCAAAGAAAAAACGAGCGTTTCCAAGGCCTCCATCTACCGAACCATTCCTCTCCTGATTGAAGCCGGCCTGATTGCTGAGATATTCCATGAAGATAGGCACATGCATTATGAGCGTATTTACGGACGCGATCACCACTGCCACCTTCGATGCAGAAACTGTCGCAGAATAATAGAATTTTACGATGAAAGAGTCATTGAAATCGAAAAAGAAATCGGAGAAAAGTTCAATTTCAAGACCCAGGGCCACAGGCTGGAGGTCTTCGGACTCTGTTCCGACTGTGCGGTAAAAAAGGTACGTAAAAAATATTGACAAAGACCGTACGAATTGTTATTATTGTAAATGAGAATCAATATTAGATAAACGGTAGTCAATAAAAAAATGCCAGGCATACATCATCAAGAAAAAGAGCAGCTTAGGCGTATCTTGTCTCAGGCAGGTTATACGCGAACCAAAGACCTCCTTGCTATCCTGGACGCATTTCTGGCAATGGAAAAGCATCAAACCGCGGCTGACCTCAGACAAAACTTAAGAAGAACGGGTCTAAACTTCGATAAGGAATATGTACAAGAAGCCCTCGATATTTTTTGTAAATATGGATTTGCTCAAATCAAGCAATTCAATGGTCAGGAAACCTGTTACGAGCACCAGCACTTAAGCCATCATCACGACCATCTTATCTGCACCCGCTGCGGTCGGCATGAGGAGTTCATCAACCCAGAGATGGAGGCCCTGCAAATACAAATCGCCCGTGAAAAAGGCTTCGTTCCTTTGAAACACCGCATGGAAATCTACGGCCTCTGTTCCCGGTGCAGCCGCGAGCGAGGCACATCTATCCCCCTTATTCAGGCCGAACCTGGTGAAAAGATGACCATTGCCGGTCATACAGGTGGTAACGAAATAGACAGACGTCTTAATGATATGGGCCTGACACGGGGTGCAGAAATTGAAGTATTAAACCGTGACGGTGGACCGGTTCTGATTTCTTGTCGAGGCTCCAGGCTGGCCCTGGGCCATGGTATAAGCGCCAAGATCATGGTCTCTCCAGGCAAAACATCGGGTACTTCTTCCGAGAAGCACTAAATTTTAAAAAAAATCACTGCCTTAAAGCTGGAAACTCAAGAAGTATCAAAAATAGAGTTGGATTAAACGGAGTAAGCAAATGTGGCAGCCCTTAACCGTGGCCTTAATTATCGCCCTGGCCTTCTTTTTTCTGGCTCGCAGGTTTATTCGCAGCCTGAGAAGACAGAGCCCTGCTTGCGAATGCTGCGCTCAAGGCTGCGATTTAAATAAAATAGAAGAGCCGGATGTATTATGCCTGATGCCTGCCTGTCGGCTTAAATAATCCTGATAAAACAGTATAATACATTAAGCCGTGGGGCTTAATCTTAACTGTGTATAAACCCGGTAATTTAGGCCGGGTAATTTTTCTAAAAATTATTGCAATTGAAATTCAGTAAAAAAAATAAAATAATAAAACCATCACTAACAACTAGAGAAAAAATAAAATGCCTCTCACAACGCTGCGCTACATGAAAGTAGGAGAAAAAGGAACGATCGTCAAAATCAAGGCTAAGGGTGTCATGAATCGTCGCCTCAGGGACATGGGTCTGGTTCCAGGGACGGAGATCGAAATCGCGGGACGGGCCCCGCTATACGACCCGGTCAACATTAAAATTAGAGGCAATAACTTGAGCCTCCGAAACAATGAAGCGGATTATATCCATGTCGAAGTAAAACGCTAGAACATGCCGGACCGAATAAAAATAGTGCTGGCTGGCAATCCTAACGCCGGGAAATCCAGCCTTTTTAATCAGCTCACCGGGGCCAGGGCTCACGTGGCCAACTTTCCGGGCATTACCGTCGCAAAAAAAGAAGCCGTTATAAAGCTTAACCATCAGAGGATCCATGTCGTGGATCTTCCGGGGATATATTCTTTGACTGCCTATTCTCCGGAGGAACTAGTCGCCCGCAACTATATCCTTGATGAACGGCCTGACCTGGTCATCGTGGTGATTGACGCGGCCAACCTGGA
The Deltaproteobacteria bacterium genome window above contains:
- a CDS encoding ferrous iron transport protein A — translated: MPLTTLRYMKVGEKGTIVKIKAKGVMNRRLRDMGLVPGTEIEIAGRAPLYDPVNIKIRGNNLSLRNNEADYIHVEVKR
- a CDS encoding transcriptional repressor, producing MPGIHHQEKEQLRRILSQAGYTRTKDLLAILDAFLAMEKHQTAADLRQNLRRTGLNFDKEYVQEALDIFCKYGFAQIKQFNGQETCYEHQHLSHHHDHLICTRCGRHEEFINPEMEALQIQIAREKGFVPLKHRMEIYGLCSRCSRERGTSIPLIQAEPGEKMTIAGHTGGNEIDRRLNDMGLTRGAEIEVLNRDGGPVLISCRGSRLALGHGISAKIMVSPGKTSGTSSEKH
- a CDS encoding transcriptional repressor; translation: MQEEFQIFRELLRKRGMRNTPEREAIITAILDSPDHFDVEELYMKLKEKTSVSKASIYRTIPLLIEAGLIAEIFHEDRHMHYERIYGRDHHCHLRCRNCRRIIEFYDERVIEIEKEIGEKFNFKTQGHRLEVFGLCSDCAVKKVRKKY
- a CDS encoding NUDIX hydrolase — its product is MSRAYPARPILAVGGLLFKGGSLLLVKRAKDPGRGRWSIPGGAVKVGETLVQGLIREMSEEIGLPVDVGPLIEIVERIFHDKEGKVQYHYVILDYLISSQNGQPRPGSDVSEVRFVPPAEWPDYIQDPASLRTLDKARAMAQIAARL